A single window of Helicobacter pylori DNA harbors:
- a CDS encoding phospholipase D-like domain-containing protein — protein MFNKFKKIVGVGVLVGCLGVLQAKNSLFVLPYEQRDALNSLVSGISNARESVKIAIYSFTHRDIARAIKSVASRGIKVQIIYDYESNHNNKQSTIGYLDKYPNTKVCLLKGLKAKNGNYYGIMHQKVAIIDDKIVFLGSANWSKNAFENNYEVLLKTDDTETILKAKSYYQKMLGSCVGF, from the coding sequence ATGTTCAACAAGTTTAAAAAAATCGTTGGCGTGGGTGTGTTAGTGGGCTGTTTAGGGGTTTTGCAAGCTAAAAACAGCTTATTTGTCTTACCTTATGAGCAAAGAGACGCTCTCAATTCTTTAGTTTCTGGCATCAGTAACGCTAGAGAGAGCGTGAAAATCGCTATCTATAGTTTCACGCACAGAGATATTGCAAGAGCCATTAAAAGCGTAGCGAGTAGGGGGATTAAGGTGCAAATCATTTATGATTATGAAAGCAATCACAATAACAAGCAATCCACTATTGGCTATTTAGACAAATACCCTAACACGAAAGTGTGCTTATTGAAAGGGCTTAAGGCTAAAAACGGGAATTATTACGGCATCATGCACCAAAAAGTGGCGATCATTGATGATAAGATCGTGTTTTTAGGCTCAGCGAATTGGAGCAAAAACGCTTTTGAAAACAATTATGAAGTGCTTTTAAAAACCGATGACACAGAGACGATCCTCAAAGCCAAGAGTTACTATCAAAAGATGTTAGGGAGTTGCGTTGGGTTTTAA
- the pseF gene encoding pseudaminic acid cytidylyltransferase has translation MRAIAIVLARSSSKRIKNKNIIDFFNKPMLAYPIEAALNSKLFEKVFISSDSMEYVHLAKNYGASFLNLRPKVLANDRATTLEVMAYHMRELELKDEDIACCLYGTSALLQEKHLKNAFEILKGNTDYVFTCSPFSASPYRSFSLENGVQMAFKEHLNTRTQDLKTLYHDAGLLYMGKAQAFKEMRPIFSQNSIALELSPLEVQDIDTLEDLELAKLKYSRLKNACQ, from the coding sequence ATGAGAGCGATCGCTATTGTTTTAGCCAGAAGTTCCAGTAAAAGGATCAAGAATAAAAATATTATTGATTTTTTCAATAAACCCATGCTCGCTTACCCTATTGAAGCGGCGCTAAATTCCAAGCTCTTTGAAAAGGTGTTTATCTCTAGCGATAGCATGGAGTATGTTCATTTAGCTAAAAATTATGGGGCGAGTTTTTTGAATTTACGCCCTAAAGTTTTAGCAAACGATAGAGCCACGACTTTAGAGGTGATGGCCTATCACATGAGAGAATTAGAGTTAAAAGATGAAGATATTGCGTGTTGTTTGTATGGCACTTCAGCGCTTTTACAAGAAAAGCATTTAAAAAACGCTTTTGAGATTTTAAAAGGAAATACGGATTATGTTTTCACATGCTCTCCATTTAGCGCTTCGCCCTATCGTTCTTTTAGCCTTGAAAACGGCGTTCAAATGGCTTTTAAAGAGCATTTAAACACGCGCACGCAAGATCTAAAAACGCTCTATCATGACGCAGGATTGCTTTATATGGGGAAGGCTCAAGCCTTTAAAGAAATGCGCCCTATTTTTAGTCAAAACTCTATCGCTTTAGAATTATCGCCCCTAGAAGTCCAAGATATTGACACTTTAGAAGATTTAGAATTAGCCAAGCTCAAATACAGCCGTTTGAAAAACGCATGCCAGTAA
- a CDS encoding outer membrane protein has product MRTLLKMLVGTSLLVHALIAKEESAASPWTKNLYMGVNYQTGSINLMTNIHEVREITNYQTGYTNIITSVNSVRKLTNMGSNGIGLVMGYNHFFHPDKILGLRYFAFLDWQGYGMRYPKGYYGGNNMITYGVGVDAVWNFFQGSFYQDDIGVDIGVFGGIAIAGNSWYIGSKGQELLGITNSRAVDNTSFQFLFNFGLKALFVDEHEFEIGFKFPTINNKYYTTDALKVQMRRVFAFYVGYNYHF; this is encoded by the coding sequence TTGAGAACCTTGTTAAAAATGTTAGTTGGCACAAGCTTGCTGGTGCACGCCTTAATAGCTAAAGAAGAAAGCGCAGCGTCTCCTTGGACAAAAAATTTGTATATGGGAGTCAATTACCAAACAGGGTCTATCAATTTAATGACTAATATCCATGAAGTTAGAGAAATCACTAACTATCAAACCGGTTACACCAATATCATAACTAGCGTTAATAGCGTTAGAAAACTCACCAACATGGGATCTAATGGGATTGGATTAGTCATGGGCTATAACCACTTTTTCCATCCGGATAAAATATTGGGCTTGCGCTATTTTGCTTTTTTAGATTGGCAAGGCTATGGCATGAGATACCCTAAAGGCTATTATGGCGGCAATAACATGATCACTTATGGCGTGGGCGTGGATGCGGTGTGGAATTTCTTCCAAGGGAGTTTCTATCAAGATGATATTGGCGTGGATATTGGCGTTTTTGGGGGGATTGCGATTGCGGGGAATAGCTGGTATATTGGCAGTAAAGGGCAGGAATTATTAGGCATCACTAACAGCAGAGCGGTTGATAACACCTCTTTTCAATTCCTCTTTAACTTTGGTCTCAAGGCCTTATTTGTAGATGAACATGAATTTGAAATCGGCTTTAAATTCCCCACTATTAACAACAAATACTACACCACTGATGCACTCAAGGTTCAAATGCGTAGGGTCTTTGCCTTTTATGTGGGGTATAATTACCACTTCTAA
- the pseH gene encoding UDP-4-amino-4,6-dideoxy-N-acetyl-beta-L-altrosamine N-acetyltransferase, with translation MKKNYCYKNIQAIDFTNLNDGEKLLVLEFRNHPNTALWMYSAFISLKTHLQFIEDLKNSPSHRYFLFKEEGVYLGVGSITKINFFHKHGYLGIYKNPFLKNKGETILKALECIAFEEFQLNSLHLEVMENNFKAIAFYEKNHYELEGRLKGFISKDKEFIDVLLYYKDKKGYNDQFSLKL, from the coding sequence TTGAAAAAAAATTATTGTTATAAAAATATCCAAGCGATTGATTTTACTAATTTAAACGATGGAGAAAAATTGTTGGTTTTAGAGTTTCGTAACCACCCAAACACTGCCTTATGGATGTATAGCGCTTTTATTTCTTTAAAAACGCATTTGCAATTCATAGAAGATTTAAAAAATTCGCCTAGCCACCGCTATTTTTTGTTTAAAGAAGAGGGCGTTTATTTAGGGGTTGGCTCTATCACTAAAATCAATTTTTTTCATAAGCATGGGTATTTGGGGATTTATAAAAACCCTTTTTTGAAAAATAAGGGAGAAACGATTTTAAAAGCCTTAGAATGCATCGCTTTTGAAGAGTTCCAATTAAATTCTTTGCACTTAGAAGTGATGGAAAACAATTTTAAAGCGATCGCTTTTTATGAAAAAAACCATTATGAGTTAGAGGGGCGTTTGAAAGGATTTATCTCTAAAGATAAGGAATTTATAGACGTTCTTTTGTATTACAAGGATAAGAAAGGATATAATGATCAATTCTCTCTAAAACTTTAG
- a CDS encoding CMP-N-acetylneuraminic acid synthetase: MPVKILCDCFLTSGLGHVRRCEKILSFIEKLGVKADLYLYKHNNISVFLEGVGNDDFLIIDSYCLNSKDFYLLKEKAKSLMVIEDKEHAKGFYPKNTKIMNFTLNALKHYHYLSKDYQYYLGVGFYPVDIRFVYERPINTENKEVLITLGGSEQKTLKEIVKILANKGMHLHIISPHIPKNPPKNTHYYSPLSPLEFSSLMKFCACAISAAGQTLYELALSQTPSLIIPIASNQIIQSQEFESLGIFKQTSLKTLAKDFENLQIQKNQAWAKNLAFGSELEGALREFLEI, from the coding sequence ATGCCAGTAAAAATTTTGTGCGATTGTTTTTTAACAAGCGGTTTAGGGCATGTGAGGCGTTGTGAAAAAATCCTTTCTTTTATAGAAAAATTAGGGGTTAAAGCGGATCTTTATTTATATAAGCACAATAATATAAGCGTTTTTTTAGAGGGCGTTGGCAATGATGATTTTTTGATTATAGATAGCTATTGTTTAAATTCAAAGGATTTTTATCTTTTAAAAGAAAAAGCTAAAAGCCTTATGGTCATAGAAGATAAAGAGCATGCTAAGGGGTTTTACCCTAAAAACACCAAGATCATGAATTTCACGCTGAACGCTTTAAAACACTACCATTATTTATCAAAAGATTATCAGTATTATTTGGGGGTGGGGTTTTACCCTGTTGATATTCGTTTTGTCTATGAGCGCCCTATCAATACAGAAAATAAAGAAGTGCTGATCACTCTAGGGGGGAGCGAGCAAAAAACGCTCAAAGAGATAGTCAAAATTTTAGCAAATAAGGGCATGCATTTGCATATCATTTCGCCCCATATCCCCAAAAATCCTCCCAAAAACACGCATTATTACAGCCCTTTAAGCCCTTTGGAGTTCAGTTCTTTGATGAAATTTTGCGCTTGCGCCATTAGCGCTGCAGGCCAAACCCTCTATGAATTAGCCCTTTCTCAAACGCCCTCTCTTATCATTCCCATCGCTTCTAATCAAATCATTCAAAGCCAAGAATTTGAAAGCTTGGGTATTTTCAAACAAACGAGTTTGAAAACTTTAGCGAAAGATTTTGAAAATTTACAAATTCAAAAAAACCAAGCTTGGGCAAAAAACCTAGCCTTTGGGAGTGAGCTAGAGGGCGCATTAAGGGAGTTTTTAGAAATTTGA
- the chePep gene encoding chemotaxis regulatory protein ChePep, whose protein sequence is MKMILFNQNPMIAKLLESVSKKLELSIENFNRYQELSAHLKKDPEWLLIADDECLEKLDQVDWLELKEIISQNKNSVCMYKKGNEAQPFLEDFEVKIKKPFLPTEMLKVLQKKLGSNASELEPSQNLDPTQEVLETNWDELENLGDLEALAKEEPNNEEQLLPTLDAQEEKEEVKKEEKEEVKKEEKEEVKKEEKEEVKKEEKEEIKETPQEEEKPKDDETQESETSKDEEVSKELEAPQELEIPKKETQEEVKEEIKEEAQEEVKEETQEIKEEKQEETQDSPSAQELEAMQELVKEIQENSNGQEDKEETQENAEIPQDKEIQEVVTEKTQVQELEIPKEKTQESAEALQETQAHELEKQEIAETPQEETREIAETPQELEIPQAQEKETPQEETQEDHYESIEDIPEPVMAKAMGEELPFLNEAVAKIPNNENATETPKESVTETSKNENATETPQEKEESDKTSSPLELRLNLQDLLKSLNQESLKSLLENKTLSIKITLEDKKPNA, encoded by the coding sequence ATGAAAATGATTCTATTCAACCAAAACCCCATGATCGCAAAACTGCTTGAGAGTGTTTCTAAGAAATTAGAATTGTCTATAGAAAATTTTAACCGCTATCAAGAGCTGTCCGCACACCTTAAAAAAGATCCAGAATGGCTTTTGATAGCCGATGATGAATGTTTGGAAAAACTAGATCAAGTGGATTGGCTAGAATTAAAAGAAATCATCTCTCAAAATAAAAACAGCGTGTGTATGTATAAAAAGGGCAATGAAGCACAGCCCTTCTTAGAGGACTTTGAGGTGAAAATCAAAAAACCTTTTTTACCCACTGAAATGTTAAAAGTCCTCCAAAAAAAGCTTGGTTCTAACGCAAGCGAGCTAGAGCCTAGCCAGAATTTAGATCCAACTCAAGAAGTTTTAGAAACCAATTGGGACGAGTTAGAAAATTTAGGCGATTTAGAGGCCCTAGCCAAAGAGGAGCCTAACAATGAAGAGCAACTACTCCCCACTTTAGATGCGCAAGAAGAAAAAGAAGAGGTTAAAAAAGAAGAAAAAGAAGAGGTTAAAAAAGAAGAAAAAGAAGAGGTTAAAAAAGAAGAAAAAGAAGAGGTTAAAAAAGAAGAAAAAGAAGAGATTAAAGAAACGCCCCAAGAAGAAGAAAAGCCTAAAGATGATGAAACGCAAGAGAGTGAAACCTCCAAAGATGAAGAAGTTTCTAAAGAGTTGGAAGCACCCCAAGAATTAGAAATCCCTAAAAAAGAAACGCAAGAAGAAGTTAAGGAAGAGATCAAAGAAGAAGCGCAAGAAGAAGTTAAAGAAGAAACGCAAGAAATTAAGGAGGAAAAACAAGAAGAAACACAAGATTCCCCAAGCGCGCAAGAATTAGAAGCCATGCAAGAATTAGTCAAAGAAATCCAAGAAAACTCTAACGGCCAAGAGGATAAAGAAGAAACGCAAGAAAACGCAGAAATTCCACAAGATAAAGAAATCCAAGAAGTTGTTACCGAAAAAACCCAAGTGCAAGAATTAGAAATTCCTAAAGAAAAAACGCAAGAAAGCGCAGAAGCTCTCCAAGAAACCCAAGCACACGAGTTAGAAAAACAAGAAATCGCAGAAACCCCGCAAGAAGAAACCCGAGAAATCGCAGAAACACCGCAAGAATTAGAAATCCCCCAAGCGCAAGAAAAAGAAACCCCGCAAGAAGAAACCCAAGAAGATCATTACGAAAGCATTGAAGACATTCCTGAGCCGGTGATGGCTAAAGCGATGGGGGAAGAATTGCCCTTTTTGAATGAAGCCGTTGCAAAAATTCCTAATAATGAGAACGCCACAGAAACCCCTAAAGAGAGCGTTACAGAAACCTCCAAGAATGAGAACGCCACAGAAACCCCGCAAGAAAAAGAAGAAAGCGATAAAACTTCCAGCCCCCTAGAATTGCGCTTGAATTTGCAGGATTTATTAAAGAGCCTGAATCAAGAGTCCTTAAAAAGCCTTTTAGAAAACAAAACCTTAAGCATTAAAATCACTTTAGAGGATAAAAAACCTAATGCATAA
- the ilvC gene encoding ketol-acid reductoisomerase, whose amino-acid sequence MALPVYYDKDIDLGVIQSLQVGVIGYGVQGEAQALNLRDSKVRVRIGLYQGSLSVSKAKKEGFEVLEVKELVQQSDVIMALLPDELHKEVLEKEVIPFLKEGQIVGFAHGFSVHFNQVVLPKGVGAILVAPKGPGSALREEYLKNRGLYHLIAIEQENSKNNAKAVALSYAKAMGGGRMGVLETSFKEECESDLFGEQAVLCGGLEAIVRMGFETLIKAGYPEELAYFECVHEVKLVADLLHYKGVEGLRKHISNTAEFGAIKAREPMGNLLEKRMQKILKKIQNGSFAKDFLLEKSLNYPRLNTERKALKGTQIEQIGEILRAPFNHKK is encoded by the coding sequence TTGGCATTACCCGTTTATTATGATAAAGACATTGATTTAGGCGTTATCCAATCCTTACAAGTGGGCGTTATTGGCTATGGCGTGCAAGGAGAGGCCCAGGCACTCAATTTAAGGGACTCTAAAGTAAGGGTGCGTATTGGCTTGTATCAAGGGAGTTTGAGCGTTTCAAAGGCAAAAAAAGAGGGCTTTGAGGTGCTAGAAGTCAAAGAATTAGTCCAACAATCGGATGTGATCATGGCACTACTCCCAGATGAATTGCATAAGGAAGTGTTAGAAAAAGAAGTGATCCCTTTTTTAAAAGAAGGCCAAATTGTGGGCTTTGCCCATGGTTTTAGCGTGCATTTCAATCAGGTTGTTCTCCCAAAAGGCGTGGGCGCGATTTTAGTCGCGCCAAAAGGGCCCGGGAGCGCTTTAAGAGAAGAATACCTTAAAAATAGGGGCTTATACCATTTGATCGCCATAGAGCAAGAAAATTCAAAAAATAACGCTAAAGCGGTGGCTTTAAGCTACGCCAAAGCGATGGGTGGGGGGAGAATGGGGGTTTTAGAAACGAGTTTTAAAGAAGAATGCGAGAGCGATTTATTCGGCGAACAAGCGGTTTTGTGCGGAGGGTTAGAAGCGATTGTAAGAATGGGGTTTGAAACTTTAATTAAGGCAGGATACCCTGAAGAATTAGCCTATTTTGAATGCGTGCATGAAGTGAAATTAGTGGCGGATTTATTGCATTATAAGGGGGTAGAGGGCTTAAGGAAGCACATTTCTAACACCGCTGAATTTGGGGCGATTAAAGCTAGAGAGCCTATGGGAAATCTGTTAGAAAAACGCATGCAAAAAATCTTAAAAAAGATTCAAAACGGCTCATTCGCTAAGGATTTTTTACTGGAAAAGAGCTTGAATTACCCCAGGTTAAACACAGAAAGGAAAGCCCTTAAAGGGACTCAAATAGAACAAATTGGGGAAATTTTACGCGCCCCATTCAACCATAAAAAATAA
- the minE gene encoding cell division topological specificity factor MinE, whose translation MSLFDFFKNKGSAATATDRLKLILAKERTLNLPYMEEMRKEIIAVIQKYTKSSDIHFKTLDSNQSVETIEVEIILPK comes from the coding sequence ATGAGTTTGTTTGATTTTTTTAAAAACAAAGGGAGCGCGGCTACCGCAACAGACCGATTGAAATTGATTCTAGCCAAAGAGCGCACCTTAAATTTACCCTACATGGAAGAGATGCGTAAAGAAATCATTGCCGTTATCCAAAAATACACTAAATCTTCAGACATCCATTTCAAAACCCTTGACAGCAATCAGAGCGTGGAAACGATTGAAGTAGAGATTATATTGCCTAAATAG
- a CDS encoding NAD+ synthase — MQKDYQKLIAYLCDFLEKEVQKKGFKKVVYGLSGGLDSAVVGVLCQKVFKENAHALLMPSSASMPESKTDALDLCETFSIPYTEYSIAPYDKIFGSHFKDASLTRKGNFCARLRMAFLYDYSLKSDSLVIGTSNKSERMLGYGTLFGDLACAINPIGELFKTEVYELARHLNIPKKILNKPPSADLFVGQSDEKDLGYPYSVIDPLLKDIEALFQTKPIHLETLTQLGHDEILVKNITSRIQKNAFKLELPTIAKRFNPI, encoded by the coding sequence ATGCAAAAAGATTACCAAAAACTCATCGCTTATTTATGCGATTTTTTAGAAAAAGAAGTTCAAAAAAAAGGCTTTAAAAAAGTCGTTTACGGGCTGAGCGGGGGGCTAGATAGCGCGGTCGTTGGGGTGCTGTGTCAAAAGGTTTTTAAAGAAAACGCCCATGCCCTTTTAATGCCCTCTTCAGCCTCTATGCCAGAAAGTAAAACAGACGCCCTAGATTTGTGCGAAACGTTTTCTATCCCTTATACAGAATATTCTATCGCTCCCTATGATAAAATTTTTGGCTCTCATTTTAAAGACGCAAGCCTTACTAGAAAGGGGAATTTTTGCGCAAGATTGCGCATGGCTTTTTTATACGACTATTCTTTAAAAAGCGATTCTTTAGTCATTGGCACGAGCAATAAAAGCGAAAGAATGCTAGGCTATGGCACTTTATTTGGGGATTTGGCGTGCGCGATTAACCCGATTGGGGAATTATTTAAAACCGAAGTTTATGAACTCGCTCGCCATTTAAATATCCCTAAAAAGATTTTAAATAAGCCCCCTAGCGCGGATTTATTTGTGGGGCAAAGCGATGAAAAGGATTTGGGCTATCCTTATAGCGTGATCGATCCTTTATTGAAGGATATTGAAGCGTTGTTCCAAACAAAGCCCATCCATTTAGAAACACTCACCCAATTAGGCCATGATGAAATTTTAGTGAAAAACATCACAAGCCGTATCCAAAAAAACGCTTTTAAATTAGAATTACCCACTATCGCCAAACGATTTAACCCCATTTAA
- the dprA gene encoding DNA-processing protein DprA translates to MKSNFQYSALENIPKAFDMLKDPPKKLYCVGDTKLLEAPLKVAIIGTRRPTPYSKQHTITLARELAKNGAVIVSGGALGVDIIAQENALPTTIMLSPCSLDLIYPTNNHKVIQEIAQNGLILSEYEKDFMPIKGSFLARNRLVIALSDAVIIPQADLQSGSMSSARLAQKYQKPLFVLPQRLNESDGTNELLEKGQAQGIFNIQNFINTLLKDYHLKEMPEMKDEFLEYFAKNPSYEEAYLKFGDKLLEYELLGKIKRINHLVVLA, encoded by the coding sequence ATGAAAAGTAATTTCCAATACAGCGCGCTAGAAAATATCCCTAAAGCCTTTGACATGCTCAAAGACCCCCCTAAAAAACTCTATTGTGTGGGCGATACCAAGCTTTTAGAAGCGCCTTTAAAAGTGGCTATCATAGGCACAAGAAGACCCACCCCTTACAGCAAGCAACACACCATCACTCTAGCCAGAGAGCTTGCTAAAAATGGCGCGGTTATTGTGAGCGGGGGAGCGTTAGGCGTGGATATTATCGCTCAAGAAAACGCCTTACCAACAACGATCATGCTTTCGCCTTGCAGTTTGGATTTGATCTATCCTACGAATAACCATAAAGTGATCCAAGAAATCGCGCAAAACGGCTTGATTTTAAGCGAATATGAAAAGGATTTCATGCCTATTAAAGGCTCTTTTTTAGCGAGAAACCGCCTGGTGATTGCTTTAAGCGATGCGGTGATTATCCCCCAAGCGGATTTACAAAGCGGCTCTATGAGTAGCGCGAGATTAGCCCAGAAATACCAAAAACCCTTATTTGTTTTACCCCAACGCTTGAATGAAAGCGATGGCACTAATGAGCTTTTAGAAAAAGGGCAGGCTCAAGGGATATTTAATATTCAAAATTTTATAAACACCCTTTTAAAAGACTACCATTTAAAAGAAATGCCTGAAATGAAAGATGAATTTTTAGAATATTTTGCGAAAAACCCTAGCTATGAAGAAGCGTATCTCAAATTTGGGGATAAGCTTTTAGAATACGAGCTGTTGGGTAAGATCAAGCGCATCAATCATCTCGTGGTGTTAGCATGA
- a CDS encoding tetraacyldisaccharide 4'-kinase produces MKSDKPFLERYFYDPTLLQKGLIFALYPFSLIYQGIATLKRRIAKKHDFKIPIISIGNLIAGGSGKTPFILEIAPRYQEVAVVSRGYQRDSKGLVVVSVKGNILVPQKTAGDEAYLLALNLKQASVIVSEKRELGVLKALELGSKIVFLDDGFRFNFNQFNALLKPKVPPYYPFCLPSGLYRESVNSYKEAHLVVTEDKDYKRITSIAHPTKRMLLVTAIANPSRLDAFLPKEVVKKLYFRDHALFDLELLEKEFYQNNATSLLVTSKDRVKLQDCKLPLSVLDLRLEICPKVLERIDHYILSYPCNTKERL; encoded by the coding sequence ATGAAAAGCGATAAACCCTTTTTAGAGCGCTATTTTTATGACCCTACTCTTTTGCAAAAGGGGTTGATTTTCGCGCTCTATCCTTTTTCTTTAATCTATCAAGGCATCGCCACCCTTAAACGAAGAATTGCTAAAAAACATGATTTTAAAATCCCCATTATCAGTATAGGCAACTTGATCGCTGGGGGAAGCGGTAAAACGCCCTTTATTTTAGAAATCGCTCCAAGATACCAAGAAGTGGCGGTTGTCTCTAGGGGGTATCAACGAGATTCTAAAGGCTTAGTGGTGGTGAGCGTTAAAGGAAATATTTTAGTTCCTCAAAAAACAGCGGGCGATGAAGCCTATCTTTTAGCCTTAAATTTAAAACAAGCGAGCGTGATTGTGAGCGAAAAAAGAGAGCTAGGCGTTTTAAAAGCCCTTGAATTAGGATCAAAGATCGTGTTTTTAGACGATGGTTTTAGGTTTAATTTCAACCAATTCAATGCGCTTTTAAAGCCTAAAGTCCCCCCCTACTACCCTTTTTGTTTGCCTAGCGGGTTGTATAGAGAAAGCGTTAATAGCTACAAAGAAGCCCATTTAGTCGTTACAGAAGATAAGGATTATAAAAGGATCACCTCTATCGCCCACCCCACCAAACGCATGCTTTTAGTAACGGCTATCGCCAATCCCAGCAGGCTTGATGCGTTTTTACCCAAAGAAGTGGTTAAAAAATTGTATTTTAGAGACCATGCCCTTTTTGATTTGGAGCTTTTGGAAAAAGAGTTTTATCAAAATAACGCCACTTCCTTATTGGTTACTTCAAAAGATCGCGTCAAATTACAAGATTGCAAATTGCCTTTAAGCGTATTGGATTTAAGATTAGAAATTTGCCCTAAAGTTTTAGAGAGAATTGATCATTATATCCTTTCTTATCCTTGTAATACAAAAGAACGTCTATAA
- the flgH gene encoding flagellar basal body L-ring protein FlgH: MKKALYLGAVAFSVAFSMASANEPKIDFNPPNYVEETPSKEFIPELNKLGSLFGQGERPLFADRRAMKPNDLITIIVSEKASANYSSSKDYKSASGGNSTPPRLTYNGLDERKKQEAQYLDDKNNYNFTKSSNNTNFKGGGSQKKSEDLEIVLSARIIKVLENGNYFIYGNKEVLVDGEKQILKVSGVIRPYDIERNNTIQSKFLADAKIEYTNLGHLSDSNKKKFAADAMETQMPY; this comes from the coding sequence ATGAAAAAAGCGCTTTATTTAGGGGCTGTTGCGTTTAGCGTTGCATTCAGCATGGCATCAGCCAATGAGCCAAAAATTGATTTTAACCCTCCTAATTATGTAGAAGAAACCCCCTCTAAAGAATTTATCCCTGAATTGAACAAGTTGGGGAGTTTGTTTGGGCAGGGTGAGCGCCCTTTATTTGCAGACAGGAGGGCGATGAAGCCTAACGATTTGATCACAATCATTGTTTCTGAAAAAGCGAGCGCGAATTATTCCAGCTCTAAAGATTATAAAAGCGCTTCAGGGGGTAATTCCACACCCCCAAGACTCACTTATAACGGACTAGATGAAAGAAAGAAACAAGAAGCGCAGTATTTAGACGATAAGAATAATTACAATTTCACCAAATCCAGCAATAACACGAATTTTAAAGGCGGTGGCTCGCAAAAAAAGAGCGAAGATTTAGAGATTGTGTTGAGCGCTCGAATCATTAAAGTGCTAGAAAACGGGAATTATTTCATCTATGGGAATAAAGAAGTGCTAGTGGATGGGGAAAAGCAAATCCTTAAGGTGAGTGGGGTGATCCGCCCTTATGATATTGAAAGGAACAACACCATCCAATCCAAGTTTTTGGCCGACGCTAAGATTGAATACACGAATTTAGGGCATTTGAGCGATTCTAATAAAAAGAAATTCGCTGCTGATGCGATGGAAACCCAAATGCCTTATTAA
- the minD gene encoding septum site-determining protein MinD — MAIVVTITSGKGGVGKSTTTANLAIGLAESGKKVVAVDFDIGLRNLDMILGLENRIVYDVVDVMEKNCNLSQALITDKKTKNLSFLAASQSKDKNILDKEKVAILINALRADFDYILIDSPAGIESGFEHAILHADMALVVVTPEVSSLRDSDRVIGIIDAKSNRAKRGEEVHKHLIINRLKPELVANGEMIPIEEVLKILCLPLIGIIPEDHHIISATNKGEPVIRTDCESAKAYQRITRRILGEEVEYVEFKAKRGFFSALKGIFS; from the coding sequence ATGGCAATAGTAGTTACTATCACTTCAGGCAAGGGGGGCGTGGGTAAAAGCACCACGACGGCTAATTTAGCGATTGGCTTGGCTGAGAGCGGTAAAAAAGTCGTAGCGGTTGATTTTGACATAGGCCTTAGGAATTTGGACATGATTTTAGGCTTAGAAAATCGCATTGTTTATGATGTGGTGGATGTGATGGAAAAAAATTGCAACCTTTCGCAGGCTTTGATCACGGATAAAAAGACTAAGAACCTTTCTTTTTTAGCGGCCTCACAAAGTAAGGATAAAAATATTTTAGATAAGGAAAAAGTAGCGATTTTAATCAACGCTTTAAGGGCGGATTTTGACTATATTTTGATTGACTCACCGGCTGGGATTGAAAGCGGTTTTGAACATGCGATTTTGCATGCGGACATGGCGTTAGTGGTGGTAACGCCGGAGGTAAGCTCTTTAAGAGATAGCGACAGAGTGATTGGCATTATTGACGCGAAGTCCAATCGGGCCAAAAGGGGCGAAGAAGTGCATAAGCATTTGATAATCAATCGCTTAAAACCTGAATTAGTGGCAAATGGCGAGATGATTCCCATAGAAGAAGTGCTTAAGATTTTATGCTTGCCTTTAATCGGGATCATTCCCGAAGATCACCATATTATTTCAGCGACCAACAAGGGCGAGCCGGTGATTCGCACGGACTGCGAGAGCGCGAAGGCTTACCAACGCATCACCAGAAGGATTTTAGGCGAAGAAGTGGAATACGTGGAATTTAAGGCTAAAAGAGGCTTTTTTAGCGCGTTAAAAGGGATATTTTCATGA